The DNA region ATGAGGAATTGCTTGTGTCACTGTGACGATGCTCAggctgtgatgaaaacattattaaatCAGTTTATGAatgtacataaatacatatGAACTTTTAAATCCATGTACAGAATGTGAAAGGTTCCtcggagcagaggaggagttctgggtctggatcaaactgaacctggttctgttggtttgcagtgaAGCACTTTGTCATGTCTTTGTCTCATTGTTTTCATATCGTTCATCTGGAGAAATGTCCAGTGCACCTGTGCAGGAAGGTTTTCGGGTCACAGAGGAACTCGTTAAATTTAgatgcagatctggatcaggggtcGGATCCAGGAATCAATGATCTCTTTCTTTACCCTTTGTGACATAAAACATTAATGATGAAAACTATCAGACTGATATTCATGACTTTGATTTGATCCAATGACACTCGAGTGAATTTCAATGtgttcataaggagactgttgttAAAGGGATGTTATGTATTTAGATTAATTCACAGTTTTTAGACACATGGCCAATAAACCTTATTAGGAAAATGTTACTGTTGGGAAGAGATGCAATGTGGGAGATGTATTCTCTTACGTAATGTTTTATGAAGTCTGAGATTAACACTGAAACACTGAGTCACAGTTTCAGGATGAGAGACGCGCTACAGCTAAAGATCATGAAGCCTCTGATTCAACCTCTGAGGCTGAatcatgaaataacaaacattgAAGTGTAAATGAGCTATAATTAAAATCAGCGTCTTTCATCAACACATttgttaaagttgttcaaacttCCTGCGATGTCTGAGCGCAGATGAGGAGTTTCCAGGCGTTTCGTATCGTTGACATCTGCAGTCCGAACATGAGAGGATTCAACAGCGGCTGAATGAtgagaaaatacagagacagGAGGATTCTGAGCTCAGAGGGAAACGTGCTCATATCAAACCTGCTCTGAAGAGTCTCAAACAAACAGCCGAAAGAGAAGTTGAGCAGCGACACCAGGTGGGGGGTGCAGGTACTGACGGCTTTCTGTCTCGTCTGTTTGGAACCAGAGAAACAAACTTTGAGAATCTCCGTGTAGGAAAACAGGATCGGAAGCAGAGGAACTAGGACGGTCAGAACAACTCCGAACAGTTCGTAGATGTTGTTCACTGTGGTGTCGGAACACGCTAACTTCACCACAAGGAAGTTTTgacaatacaaattatttaagaCGTTTCCACAAAGAGGCAAACGGATGTTCAACGATAAAGTAACCAGAAACTTCACAAAAGAGTAAAACCAGAGCACAGTTATGAAGGTGACTGCTTTGTTCACCGTCATACGTGTGTTCCATAAAGttcatattaaaacacaacacGTCTCTAACATGTCAGGTGTTTAATCTGCTGCAATGTTGTGAATTATCTGCTGTCACTGATTCTCGTGAGCAGACACAGTCGTGACTTTAGAACAGAACAGACGTATAAACGTTTGTCGTATTTTTGACATCTGCATTCCGAACATGATGGGACTGAGCAGCGGCTGAATGATGAGGAAGTACAGAGACAAGATGATCTGCAGCTCAGTAGAGACGCTGCTCATATCAAACCTGCTGCGCAGGATCTCAAAGCAACAGCCGAAAGAGAAGTTGAGCAGCGACACCAGGTGGGGGGAGCAGGTACTGACGGCTTTCTGTCTCGTCTGTTTGGAACCAGAGAAACAAACTTTGAGAATCTCCGTGTAGGAGAACAGGATCAGAAGCAGAGGAACTAATATGGTTATGAAAACAATGAACAGTCCGTAGATGTTGTTCACTGTGGTGTCGGAACATGCTAACTTCACCACAAGGAAGTTTTGACAATACAAACTGTCCAAGACGTTTCCACAAAGAGGCAAACGGATGTTCAACGATAAAGTAACCAGAAACTTCACCAAAGAGTAAAACCAGAGCACAGTAATGAAGGTGACTGCTTTGTTCACCGTCATACGTGTGTTGTACTGCAGAGGACAACAGATGGCCAGATATCTGTCATAAGACATCACGGCTAAATTAGTAAATTCGACACTTCCGTAAGAATAAACACAGAAGATCTGCAGGAAACAAAGAGGACGAGAAACCGTGTGAACGTCTGAGAGgatctggagcaggaggagaggaaacaacccTGTGCTACCATACAGTTCATTTACAAACAGGCTGCACAGGAACACGTACATAGGTTCATGGAGACTTCTGTTCATACAGATAACTACAATCAGAGACGTGTTGGAAATCAGGATGAACACGTAAATCACTGCAGTCAACATGAAGAACAAGTATCTCAAATTTCCCACATGTAAATAAGCCTCAAGAACAAAGTAAGATGAAGTTGATGATGTTGAATTCAGCATCGTTTTCGTTTTCATTGTAAAAACTGTTTAGAAATATTGAAACATTAACCCCCCCAAAGAACTGAAATCCTTTGGTTCactgaacac from Platichthys flesus chromosome 4, fPlaFle2.1, whole genome shotgun sequence includes:
- the LOC133951432 gene encoding olfactory receptor 2K2-like, which translates into the protein MKTKTMLNSTSSTSSYFVLEAYLHVGNLRYLFFMLTAVIYVFILISNTSLIVVICMNRSLHEPMYVFLCSLFVNELYGSTGLFPLLLLQILSDVHTVSRPLCFLQIFCVYSYGSVEFTNLAVMSYDRYLAICCPLQYNTRMTVNKAVTFITVLWFYSLVKFLVTLSLNIRLPLCGNVLDSLYCQNFLVVKLACSDTTVNNIYGLFIVFITILVPLLLILFSYTEILKVCFSGSKQTRQKAVSTCSPHLVSLLNFSFGCCFEILRSRFDMSSVSTELQIILSLYFLIIQPLLSPIMFGMQMSKIRQTFIRLFCSKVTTVSAHENQ
- the LOC133951431 gene encoding olfactory receptor 2A12-like, encoding TRMTVNKAVTFITVLWFYSFVKFLVTLSLNIRLPLCGNVLNNLYCQNFLVVKLACSDTTVNNIYELFGVVLTVLVPLLPILFSYTEILKVCFSGSKQTRQKAVSTCTPHLVSLLNFSFGCLFETLQSRFDMSTFPSELRILLSLYFLIIQPLLNPLMFGLQMSTIRNAWKLLICAQTSQEV